The Synechococcales cyanobacterium T60_A2020_003 DNA segment GCTATCATCGTCGTTCGATTGCTGAAACTACCATGTTCCGCTTTAAGACTATTTTTGGGGGCAATCTCAGTGCGCGTCAATTTGACAATCAAGCCGTGGAATTGTTCATCAAATGTATTGCGCTCAACCGCATGATTCAGATCGCTAAACCCGATAGCTACAAAGTCGAAGCTTAATACCCGGACGACCTCAAGGTGAGCCTGATCATCCTTCTAATCATGCAACAAAGCCTTTTCATGACGTAGATATGGGGTAATGATGTTTGTGCCAATGCTGAGCAATATCTACTCGACAGCAGAGCCAAACCCGGTCATGTTGCTGTATATACTCCAAAAAACGACGGAGCGCAGCCGTGCGACCAGGTCTCCCCGCAAGGCGACAGTGAAGCCCCACACTCATCATCTTGGGAGCGGTTTCCCCTTCGGCGTAAAGTGTATCAAAGGCATCACGCAGATAGGCAAAGAACTGATCGCCAGAGTTAAAGCCTTGAGCCGTAGCAAACCGCATGTCGTTGTTGTCGAGGGTATAGGGAATCACCAAATGAGGTTTACCGTAATCATGAACCCAGTAGGGCAAGTCATCGGCGTAGCTGTGGGCATCGTAGAGAAATCCACCTTCTTCCACCACGAGTTTGCGAGTGCTAGGACTGTTGCGTCCGGTATACCATCCCAAGGGTCTACTTCCGGTCACGCGGGTATGAATGGCGATCGCCTCTTCTAAATGCGCCCGTTCCACAGACTCTGCGGTGTATTTGTAGTCAATCCAACGATACCCGTGACTGGCTATTTCCCAGTTGGCTTCCAGCATGGCCGCAACCGCGTCGGGATTCCGCTCTAGCGCCATGGCCACACCATAGACCGTTACCGGGATACCCATTTGCGTAAAGAGCCGATACAACCGCCAAAACCCAGCCCGACTACCATACTCGTATGTTGTGTTGAAGTCTGCCCAAAAGTATCTGGAACGAATGCCGCGAGATGATCAGTTACGAATCATTGAGGCGTTGGAGAAATTGCTGACGGAGCCAGAAAGTTTAGACATTAAGGAACGTGGATTAAATAAGGTGTAATACATCCCGTTGTATCTGTAAGCTAGAAAAGCAAACTGATGAATCGGAGGGTCGATGCAACCTTACCCTGCTGAGATCGAAGCCCAAATGCAACGATACTATCAATCGCTATCTGAGAAGGATCGTCGTCGTTATGCAGCAATTGAAGCCGTGAAGCTAGGGTACGGTGGGCAGAGCTACATCCGCCGATTATTCGGATGCCACCATGAAACCTTAGCATTGGGGATGGCAGAACTGAAGGACGAAGCGGCACTCGCAGGAGACCGGATTCGCCAAGTTGGCGGGGGACGACAATCAGCCTTTGAGACAATTGCTGGATTAGATGAGGCTTTTTTGCGCGTTTTGGAGCAGCATACAGCAGGGTCACCGATGGATGAAACCATCAAGTGGACAAATCTCAAACGTCATGAGATTGCGGCGTTGCTTCAGGACGAGGGGATTGAGGTCAGTGTGACCGTTGTAGACCAACTATTGGAGAAGCACAACTTTCGCAAACGCAAAGCAGTGAAGCCCCTGGCCACTGGGGAGAGTGAGCATCGCAACGAGCAATTGTCAGGGGGTGATTTTTGACAGTGTCCAAACCGTACAGGAACTGATGGCAACAGCAACGACTCGCACAGGTCTGAAGGTATTTACGACGATTCTCGACAACACCTATCAGACAGGTCGAAAAGTCATTGCAGACTTCAAATGCAACATGAAAATTGTCTTTGATAAATTCTTACCTCAGTGGAACTATACCGCCAAACCAGAATTACAGGTTATTTAATCCTCAATCCTTAGATAAGTAGAGAGTCCTAACTAAACGTAGCTCTGGAACCTAGAAAGCTCGGTATACCGTTCTCAGGACATCGTTTAATTCAGGTTACCCACTTAGTCCTGTTAGGAATAAAAGAACAACAATTAGAATGACGGAACTAATGCCTCCTGCCAAAGGGGTTTTAGCGCCGCTGCTATCGTTCACTGCCGAACGTGACATACTGCCACCGACGGCAAACGACGCGCCAAATCCACAGAGTAAATTTGATGCTCCCAAGGCCATGAGTTCTTGATTTGCTCTGCAACAGCAATGTCAAACCCAACGATGCCACTTGGCGGATCGGAGGCATAGCGATACGCGAAGGGAATATAATCGGCCTCAGTACCCATGGTTAGGGTTTGTTGCTCAACGTTGGAGGATTCGGCTTCCGGTGCAAGAACCTGAGCCTGACTGGGCAGGGGAAAACTGAGCAGCGTTAGGGAAATACCGACACTTGTAAGCAGGGTGGAGAACTGGTTGGGAGCGATTGGGAGCAAAGCTTTCATGGTCAGACGGCTCGTGCTGGCGTCAAGGGATAAATCTCGAATCATCTTACGCTAAAACCCTAACCCTAACAGCATGGATGGTTCCCTAGCGACTTCGGCATCGCATCTGTAGCCGTCATTCCGGAGATTAAATCTTGAAGCGGTAATCAGCCATCGTTACAGTCGATCTCTTAATTTTTCGATACTCAGCGAATTTTAAAGTGTATCTCAGAATACACTCAGGATGGTCACGCATAATCAAATCAGATCCAACGTAAGCCCACTATGTCATGAACAAAACAGGAGGATCCATGATGAAACGCCTTATAGTAAGTGGAATTTCCCTCTTAGCCGTGGCTGGAATTTCAGCATCAACCGCCAGCGCTGTTCAGTATGCTCCCGATCAGAGCACCACGGTTCAGTACGATCGGACGTATGGCCCGACGCATTTTACCGACGGTCGCTACAGTCGAACCTATGGCTCGACGCGCTTTAACGATGGTCAGTGATACAAACAATGCCCAAGTTTTACCTTGGGCGATCGCCCCTGCAGGCGAAACCCAAGCTAGATACCGTTATGGACCTCCGAGGATTCGGAGGTTTTTTGCGATCGCCCATTAAGCCCCTATCACCAGCAGCATGCATGGCAGGTATAGCTGTTTGCCAGCTAGCTTAGGACATGGACATTTTGGTGGGGCGGCGAAGCCGCCCCACCAAAATGTCCTAACCGATATGGCTAGCGCTATATGATTCGTTTTCACTAGTTTCACCATTGCACATCAGGGCAAAGCCAACCATCACCCCTTGGCGAAAACGAAGGACAGAACAATAGTGATAAAGCTCTGTCCATACCTCCTAGATCCGTAGCAATCTTTTGACGACTTGGTATTAGGTCCAACCGTTGAGCTGGAAATAGCCTGCCCGATTCAACACATCCCAAGAGTAGTCCTGTCCGGTGGTGTAGTAGTCTACGTCACGACCTTCACTCAAGGCTCGATCGACGTTACCTGGGCCAGCATTGTAGGCTGCGATCGCACTCCGCAGGAGAGCCACGCCACTGAGATTGGTGGTGCGATCGAAGTAGTCGTAGTAGCTTCCCAAAACGTTCTTCACCCCGTACATAATGTTGGCGCGTGGATTGGTCCACTGACCACTGTTGATAAAGGTTTTGTGGTAGCGATCGTCAATCTGCATCAGTCCTCGGCCATGGCCACCATCTCCGGTTCCGGTGGGGCCTTTAGGGCTCAGGAATAGTCCCCATCCACTCTCACGAGAGCCAATCCCTGCAATAATCGACGGGGATAACCAACTATACAAAGCAGCCGCTTCTTCGATAAAGGGCTTGTAGCTACTGGTGTAGTAGTAGGGATCTTCAGCTTCCTCTAAGTGGGATTTGTAGTAAGGGTTAGTTTTAGAAATAGCAGACGAGAATGTTTTGCCATCGCTGGGAACGTCTACATAGTAGGCTGCTACATATCCCTCTTTCACTTGTCCGTTGATCGTTGTACTGACGCGATACCACTCATCAAATCGATTGTCCAGATAGTAGTCACCTGTCTCTTTACCTAGAATTTTGAGTGGCGTATTGGCACCCAGTTGGGCAATCACGGTACTGTCCAGCGAGTTATCTGAGCGGAATGGAATCGTATCGCCGGAGGTCTTGAGTACGCGAGGGCTAATATAGCCTGTACCCGTTGGAATTGGATTAGGATCGGTGGTGTTATCGCCGCCACCGATGGGATTTTGAGTCGCGTTGGGATCGTTGATATTGACGATACTATTTGGCGCACCCGATACGTTAACCAAACTGTTATCCGCAACGACGTATCCCTTAGTGCCATCACTCAACTGAATCTCATACCACTGCTTGTAGGTAGTATCGTCAGGTGAGTTGACTTTGCCAAGCACAGTAAACGACGTTCCACCATTAATCGCTTTGATGGCAGTGTTGTTCAACGTCGAAGGGCGCGATCGCACGTTCAGGGCATTCACAGAACTCGCCACTTGACCCTTGAATGTCAGTTGCTCAATCTTGACATCCACAATCGAAGCACCGAAATCCTCGTAATACTGAACGTAGAAATCATAGTTGCCGCTAGTGGAGGCGGTAAATGTCTGTTTCCATGCCGGATCGCTCGCAGAACGATTTTGCCAATCGCCACCGATATCGGCCAGCTTCTTCTGGGTTGCAGCACTCTTTACGTAGAAGCGAGTGCCATCATCCGATTTACTGGTGACTTGATAGAATCGTCCCGCCTCCAAGGGAATCCGGGTCCACGCTTCCATTGCAAAGCGGCTATTTTGGATTTTGGAATCGGGGCTACCTAAGCCATAGTCTAGCTTTAGGCGTGCCACCGTCGATCCTTTTTTCCCTTGACCACCCAGGTCTAGAACGACGTCAGGCTTGGAGAAATCGTAGGTCTTATAGTCTTTGTAGTTGCTGGAGGTGCGGTTGATAAAGCTGCCCGTCCAGCGCTGACTAGAACCACCAGAGCCAGCCGAGAGAGTACCTGTAGGATCCCCAAAGGTTTGAGTCCAGTATCGCTTATCCGTATTACTGCGAGCATAGCCTAACCCCATCTCTTTGTAAGCGGGATCAAGGAGATTGGCTTTGTCTGCGGTGCTGCTAGCCCAGGCATCAAAGGCTGCTCGGTGTTTGGCGGCACCCATAGCAATGTTTTCAGAGGCTTTGGCGTAGCGATAGTTGGCATCCAGAATACGATCGCCCGGTTGGGAGCCATCTTTACCTGTATGGCTAAAGAAGTTGAACTCTGCCATACTGCGCGAGTGTCCCTTAGCCGCATCGGTTAATTGCGTATTTAGAGATAGCTCCGAGAGATCGTTTTGGCGACGCAGCTTATTCGTCCACAACAGCATCTGATAGGCCGGATCAGTCCCCTTCTTCGTTTCCGCAGAGGCCTTCAGTTCATACGTTGGAGACTTACGTCCATCGGGATAGATCCGCACAAAATACTCGCCATCGTCCAATCCCGAAAACTTGATGCGATTTTGTTTGCGGGGCGATCGCGACGTTGCAATGACATCACCGTTATCAATTTTGCTATTTCCATTGCGATCGCTAATCAGCTCCAGATTGAGAGGCCCTGCATCTTGCCGCTTCAGGGTGAGATCGATGCTACTCCGATTCGTGAGACGGAAC contains these protein-coding regions:
- a CDS encoding SH3 domain-containing protein; the encoded protein is MARASASSLRQYQDISIQNQTKTIHDQISGSGLGHFYRFRLTNRSSIDLTLKRQDAGPLNLELISDRNGNSKIDNGDVIATSRSPRKQNRIKFSGLDDGEYFVRIYPDGRKSPTYELKASAETKKGTDPAYQMLLWTNKLRRQNDLSELSLNTQLTDAAKGHSRSMAEFNFFSHTGKDGSQPGDRILDANYRYAKASENIAMGAAKHRAAFDAWASSTADKANLLDPAYKEMGLGYARSNTDKRYWTQTFGDPTGTLSAGSGGSSQRWTGSFINRTSSNYKDYKTYDFSKPDVVLDLGGQGKKGSTVARLKLDYGLGSPDSKIQNSRFAMEAWTRIPLEAGRFYQVTSKSDDGTRFYVKSAATQKKLADIGGDWQNRSASDPAWKQTFTASTSGNYDFYVQYYEDFGASIVDVKIEQLTFKGQVASSVNALNVRSRPSTLNNTAIKAINGGTSFTVLGKVNSPDDTTYKQWYEIQLSDGTKGYVVADNSLVNVSGAPNSIVNINDPNATQNPIGGGDNTTDPNPIPTGTGYISPRVLKTSGDTIPFRSDNSLDSTVIAQLGANTPLKILGKETGDYYLDNRFDEWYRVSTTINGQVKEGYVAAYYVDVPSDGKTFSSAISKTNPYYKSHLEEAEDPYYYTSSYKPFIEEAAALYSWLSPSIIAGIGSRESGWGLFLSPKGPTGTGDGGHGRGLMQIDDRYHKTFINSGQWTNPRANIMYGVKNVLGSYYDYFDRTTNLSGVALLRSAIAAYNAGPGNVDRALSEGRDVDYYTTGQDYSWDVLNRAGYFQLNGWT
- a CDS encoding IS5/IS1182 family transposase; this encodes YHRRSIAETTMFRFKTIFGGNLSARQFDNQAVELFIKCIALNRMIQIAKPDSYKVEA